One part of the Humulus lupulus chromosome 9, drHumLupu1.1, whole genome shotgun sequence genome encodes these proteins:
- the LOC133801089 gene encoding E3 ubiquitin-protein ligase APD2, with protein sequence MLEPEHGSSSSSSVFNRDPSEPGISSSSSSHVRQEEVDGGHFPPHNHFRHPELEEQRELEEQRIGTFGRRNFRVFGDNTAGASVVQEDTWSCVIVLLTFWFFISMTLILGVYGSVNVQLGPNCSLLLQPNCIFVQSIKLEELNGSKPGPMVFGFNKSPPLDVVKMWSEIYKVSISTDSYKDWMYNLNIGSQINISYTVNSLSSSIFLIIAQGNEGLAQWLENPTYVNSTLSWNIIHGSGMISQDISKSSSYYVAMGNLNSEDVEVKLKIRIRASQYDTSEAYYKCNVSEGSCSMQILFPEGNVAVLTNLGSDQVAAGPKLYVKLSYGPRWATYFVGIGGMTLLMLFLFNFLNKCHFNRDETRGHHEVIRSERQPLLSSKDDDLSSWGSSYESVSQDEEDLEAFLAVSSAEGKSLGDGENSNNTRRLCAICFDAPRDCFFLPCGHCAACFECGTRIAEADGTCPICRRKMKKVRKIFTV encoded by the exons ATGTTGGAACCAGAACATGGTTCGAGTTCTTCCTCGTCGGTTTTTAATAGAGACCCTTCTGAACCTGGGATTTCATCGTCCAGTTCCTCCCATGTTCGCCAGGAGGAGGTTGACGGTGGCCATTTTCCGCCACATAATCATTTTCGGCATCCGGAGCTGGAGGAACAACGAGAGCTAGAGGAACAACGGATTGGTACTTTTGGCAGACGGAACTTTCGGGTATTTGGTGACAACACGGCTGGGGCGTCTGTTGTTCAGGAGGATACCTGGTCTTGTGTCATCGTCCTCCTTACCTTTTGGTTTTTCA TATCAATGACTCTGATTCTGGGAGTATATGGCTCTGTAAATGTTCAGCTTGGTCCAAATTGCTCACTTCTTTTGCAACCTAACTGTATATTTGTGCAATCTATAAAG CTGGAAGAGTTAAATGGATCAAAGCCTGGCCCCATGGTCTTTGGTTTTAATAAATCTCCACCTCTTGATGTTGTTAAAATGTGGTCAGAAATTTATAAAGTGTCGATCTCGACGGATTCTTACAAG GATTGGATGTACAACCTTAACATTGGGTCTCAAATAAATATATCATATACCGTGAACTCTCTGAGTTCCTCTATTTTCCTTATTATTGCCCAAG GGAATGAAGGTCTGGCTCAATGGCTTGAGAACCCAACATATGTCAATTCTACCTTATCATGGAATATCATTCATG GAAGTGGTATGATTAGCCAAGATATCTCAAAGTCTTCTAGTTATTATGTTGCAATGGGTAACTTGAATTCAGAAGATGTGGAG GTGAAACTAAAAATAAGAATCAGGGCTTCCCAATATGATACAAGTGAAGCCTATTACAAATGCAATGTCAGTGAAGGGTCCTGTAGCATGCAAATTTTATTCCCTGAGGGAAATGTAGCCGTCTTAACCAATCTTGGTTCTGATCAG GTTGCAGCTGGCCCCAAGTTGTATGTCAAACTCTCCTATGGGCCAAGATGGGCCACTTATTTTGTTGGTATAG GTGGGATGACTCTGCTCATGTTATTCCTCTTTAACTTCCTGAACAAGTGCCACTTCAATCGTGATGAAACTCGAGGCCATCACGAAGTGATAAGATCTGAGAGACAACCATTGCTTTCTAGCAAGGATGATGATCTCTCAAGTTGGGGTTCATCTTATGAATCTGTTTCCCAAGATGAGGAAGATCTTGAAGCTTTTCTGGCAGTTAGTTCCGCAGAGGGGAAATCTTTGGGCGATGGGGAAAATAGTAATAACACTCGACGCCTTTGTGCAATATGCTTTGATGCTCCTAGGGACTGTTTTTTTCTTCCGTGTGGGCATTGTGCGGCTTGTTTTGAATGTGGAACCAG GATAGCAGAGGCAGATGGCACATGCCCAATATGTCGCCGGAAAATGAAGAAGGTGAGGAAGATTTTTACTGTCTAA
- the LOC133801088 gene encoding rhodanese-like domain-containing protein 10, producing the protein MSGQLINQLCNASTLSLKTTSSLHPKPGLSHTTKRATRTVRLYAVSRSNARELIQSGTVRPVRPSEASAAIDDEGFVLLDIRPDWEREKAHVTGSLHVPLFVEDKDNGLLTLLKKWVHFGYIGLWTGQYFTTLNPDFLEKVEESVPDKTTKLLVACGEGLRSMMATSKLYEGGYENLGWLAGGFNRSKDEDFAAVEGSEKLEYATIGGVSYIFLQLLILLRAVGNDTN; encoded by the exons atgtCAGGTCAGTTAATAAACCAGCTCTGCAACGCGTCCACTTTGAGCCTGAAAACGACGTCGTCATTGCATCCAAAGCCTGGTCTTTCCCACACCACCAAACGGGCCACCAGAACGGTTCGACTCTACGCCGTGTCGAGGAGCAATGCCAGAGAACTCATACAGTCAGGGACTGTACGGCCTGTGCGGCCGAGCGAAGCCAGCGCCGCCATCGACGATGAGGGGTTCGTGCTCTTGGACATCCGACCGGACTGGGAGAGAGAGAAGGCGCACGTGACGGGGTCTCTGCACGTGCCGCTGTTCGTGGAGGACAAGGACAACGGTCTTCTCACTCTTCTGAAAAAGTGGGTTCATTTCGGCTACATTGGGCTGTGGACGGGCCAATATTTCACGACGTTGAATCCTGATTTTCTCGAGAAAGTGGAGGAAAGTGTTCCTGATAAGACTACCAAGCTTCTTGTAGCTTGTGGTGAAGGACTCAG GTCAATGATGGCAACATCAAAACTATACGAAGGAGGGTACGAAAACTTGGGATGGTTAGCAGGAGGATTCAATAGAAGTAAAGATGAGGATTTTGCAGCCGTTGAAGGCTCTGAAAAATTAGAGTATGCCACCATAGGAGGTGTCTCCTACATTTTTCTTCAGTTACTCATCCTTTTACGAGCTGTTGGTAACGACACTAATTGA